In Ignavibacteriales bacterium, a single window of DNA contains:
- a CDS encoding long-chain fatty acid--CoA ligase: protein MATVIEFSTVVEMFDNITQKYLTDSRPMLMHKIEGAYVNFSYNQVREMVRTFALGLAAIGVKRGDHVAVISENRPEWVVADMAIMKLGAVNISIYPTLTPKQIEYILNDADVKFAIASNQLQLNKVLKIFHEVASLKRAIVLSDKVITQEKKVMNYSHVIEMGKEFDQLYPGYLENEQKRIKLDDLMTLIYTSGTTGNPKGVMLTHNNLVSNMKACASVIHFGSEDILLSFLPLSHSYERLGGYYTAMSCGTTIAYAESIDTLRDNLLEVKPTIVTTVPRLFERLYNRIMKQMSEESKIKQTIFNWAINVGKTYRYSKRKNVIATGLSLQHKIADKLVFKKIRERTGGRIKFFVSGGAALSAELGEFFDAIGIVVIEGYGMTEASPVICANLEQHYKFGTVGPPLPGVQVKIAEDGEILAKGPNVMRGYWKNPEATKEAIDEDGWLHTGDIGQFDSDGFLKITDRKKHLFVSSGGKNIAPQHIEGLFLQCPFIEQVVLIGDGRMYLTALIVPNFDMLREYAKKHHIQFQSNEDLAQHPEIYKLFEGEISKFQKDLANYERVRKFTILNSPLTIENDELTPTMKVKRRVVEAKFKDVIDKMYADLV, encoded by the coding sequence ATGGCGACTGTCATCGAATTTTCCACAGTTGTTGAGATGTTTGATAACATCACACAAAAATATCTCACGGATTCTCGCCCGATGCTGATGCATAAGATAGAAGGTGCTTATGTGAATTTTTCTTACAATCAGGTGCGTGAAATGGTTCGTACCTTCGCTCTGGGATTAGCGGCAATCGGTGTGAAACGGGGTGATCATGTTGCCGTGATATCCGAGAACCGCCCTGAATGGGTTGTTGCGGATATGGCGATTATGAAATTGGGAGCCGTAAACATCTCAATCTATCCCACTCTCACACCAAAACAAATTGAATATATCCTTAACGATGCGGATGTGAAATTTGCGATCGCATCCAACCAACTCCAGCTTAACAAAGTTCTTAAAATCTTTCATGAAGTAGCGTCGCTTAAACGTGCGATAGTTCTCTCCGATAAAGTTATAACACAGGAAAAAAAGGTGATGAATTATTCTCATGTAATCGAGATGGGGAAAGAGTTCGATCAACTTTATCCGGGTTATCTTGAGAATGAGCAAAAGAGAATCAAGCTGGATGATCTGATGACGCTGATCTATACTTCCGGTACAACAGGTAATCCTAAAGGGGTAATGTTGACTCATAATAATTTAGTAAGTAACATGAAGGCATGTGCCTCAGTCATTCATTTCGGCAGTGAAGATATTCTTCTGTCCTTTTTACCCCTTTCACATTCTTATGAGCGACTTGGAGGTTATTACACTGCGATGTCGTGCGGTACAACAATCGCTTATGCCGAAAGCATTGATACTTTGCGCGATAATCTTTTAGAAGTAAAACCCACTATTGTCACGACAGTTCCGCGATTATTTGAAAGATTGTATAATCGTATCATGAAACAGATGAGTGAAGAATCGAAAATAAAACAGACAATTTTTAATTGGGCAATTAACGTTGGAAAGACTTACAGGTATTCGAAACGAAAGAATGTCATAGCCACCGGATTATCGCTCCAACATAAAATTGCAGATAAGCTTGTATTTAAAAAAATAAGAGAACGGACCGGCGGGCGGATAAAATTTTTCGTATCAGGTGGAGCTGCTCTATCAGCCGAACTCGGCGAATTCTTCGATGCGATTGGAATTGTTGTGATAGAAGGATATGGCATGACCGAAGCTTCACCCGTCATTTGCGCAAATCTGGAGCAACATTATAAATTCGGAACTGTCGGTCCGCCATTGCCCGGTGTTCAGGTGAAGATTGCGGAGGATGGTGAAATTCTTGCAAAGGGTCCGAATGTTATGAGAGGATATTGGAAAAATCCGGAAGCCACAAAAGAAGCAATCGATGAAGATGGGTGGCTGCACACCGGAGATATCGGACAGTTCGATTCGGATGGATTTCTAAAAATCACTGATAGAAAAAAACATCTGTTTGTCAGTTCCGGCGGAAAAAATATCGCTCCCCAACATATTGAAGGATTGTTTCTTCAATGTCCATTCATTGAACAAGTTGTCCTGATCGGTGACGGAAGGATGTATCTTACCGCGCTGATTGTACCGAATTTTGATATGTTAAGAGAGTATGCAAAAAAACATCACATACAATTTCAATCTAATGAAGATTTAGCTCAACATCCCGAGATTTACAAATTGTTCGAAGGTGAGATATCAAAATTTCAAAAAGATCTCGCAAATTATGAACGAGTCCGGAAATTTACAATTCTAAACAGTCCACTGACAATCGAAAACGATGAACTCACTCCCACAATGAAAGTTAAGCGCCGGGTTGTTGAAGCTAAATTCAAAGATGTTATCGATAAAATGTATGCCGATTTAGTTTAA
- a CDS encoding DUF2914 domain-containing protein — MKRIFFIISAFLFLIGAIAAYAQDAANVTSGIQIIDAKLGKDVKDRTLIDESATFDLNSKIFLWLKVTGGTNQTITVIWKHGDLVHATELNVGGSPWRTWASKTAYTAGDWLVTVTDNTGKVLKEINFKVQ, encoded by the coding sequence ATGAAACGAATATTTTTTATAATATCAGCATTTTTATTCCTGATTGGTGCGATAGCCGCATACGCTCAGGATGCTGCGAATGTAACGTCCGGTATTCAAATTATTGACGCTAAATTAGGCAAAGATGTAAAAGATCGAACTCTGATCGATGAATCGGCAACCTTCGATCTGAATTCCAAGATATTCTTGTGGCTCAAAGTAACCGGAGGAACTAATCAGACTATTACGGTAATATGGAAACATGGTGATTTGGTACATGCTACCGAGTTGAATGTCGGTGGATCTCCATGGCGGACATGGGCAAGCAAAACTGCCTACACCGCGGGTGATTGGTTGGTTACCGTTACAGATAATACAGGAAAAGTTTTAAAAGAGATAAATTTTAAAGTTCAATAA
- a CDS encoding rRNA pseudouridine synthase translates to MKKIPLKDRRVSLARALSKLGFCSRSSSEKMILAGRVDVNGKPCLNPSYRCDLSSDKISVDKKAIFKEVLNYIILNKPVGVVTTRSDEMGRSTVYDLLGENSRWIFPVGRLDKDTSGLLIMTNDTQLGNFLTNPETKIPKSYEVTINKKITPDDITKLESGIVIGEEKFLPAIIHRRNEREIEVIIVEGKNRQIRRMFQSLGYKVTSLTRTKIGGLTMMDLKPGEWKYLTHEEIKLLSVKRMK, encoded by the coding sequence ATGAAGAAAATTCCTCTGAAAGACAGACGCGTATCTTTAGCCCGGGCACTTTCTAAACTTGGTTTCTGTTCCCGTTCGTCATCCGAAAAAATGATATTAGCAGGACGTGTTGATGTGAATGGGAAGCCGTGTTTAAATCCATCATACCGTTGTGACCTCTCCTCGGATAAAATTAGCGTTGATAAAAAAGCGATTTTTAAAGAAGTACTTAATTATATCATATTGAATAAACCGGTTGGTGTGGTTACCACGAGATCAGATGAGATGGGGAGAAGTACAGTCTATGATTTATTAGGCGAAAACAGCCGGTGGATTTTCCCTGTCGGAAGATTGGATAAAGATACGTCTGGCTTACTAATTATGACTAATGATACTCAACTCGGTAATTTCCTAACAAATCCTGAAACCAAAATCCCTAAATCCTACGAAGTTACGATCAATAAAAAAATTACACCCGATGATATTACAAAACTTGAGTCGGGGATTGTAATTGGAGAAGAAAAATTTTTGCCAGCGATTATTCATCGGAGAAATGAGAGAGAGATTGAGGTAATCATAGTTGAAGGTAAAAATCGGCAAATACGGCGAATGTTTCAATCGTTAGGATACAAAGTCACCTCATTAACCCGTACAAAAATTGGAGGATTGACGATGATGGATTTAAAACCTGGTGAGTGGAAATATCTCACGCATGAGGAAATAAAACTTTTAAGTGTTAAGCGGATGAAATAA
- a CDS encoding vitamin B12-dependent ribonucleotide reductase, producing the protein MLFANPEDNKSNELEVNQQLKQKHGLKFRRYYTKEGIHPFDLIEWETRTANITTEKGEIIFEQKNVEVPKFWSMTATNVVVSKYFHGKMGTPQRETSVKQLIERVARTITVWGKEAGYFASVEDGDIFYNELCYLLVHQYLAFNSPVWFNVGIEEKPQCSACFINSVEDTMDSILELAKTEGKLFKWGSGTGSNLSSLRSSKEGLSGGGTASGPVSFMKGYDAFAGVIKSGGKTRRAAKMVILNADHPDIKEFIQCKANEEKKAWSLIDVGYDGGFNVPGGAYDSVFYQNANHSIRASDEFMRCVIEDREWTTRAVHGGQPMERLRARDIMKEMADAAWICGDPGMQFHTTINKWHTCPQTAPINASNPCSEYMFLDDSACNLASLNLMKFRNEEGEFNIESFCQAVSISITAQEIEVDNASYPTQKIEQNSHHFRPLGLGYANLGALLMARGLAYDSDEGRSYSAAITALMTGQAYKQSALISKEMGPFKGYKKNRDSMLRVMKMHGFAADQISDKLVPSNMLTAARKVWDDVFVFGRDYGFRNSQTTVLAPTGTIGFMMDCDTTGVEPDIALVKYKKLVGGGMLKIVNQTVPLALKKIGYIDEQIEHIIAYIDKNDTIESSPHMREDHLPIFDCAFKPAKGARSIGYMGHIKMMAAVQPFISGAISKTVNMPSDVSSEDISNAYIEAWHMGLKAIAIYRDGCKRTQPLNTSLDKTADVTKRKPQRRRLPDERQALTHKFSIAGHEGYITVGLYEDGTPGEIFITMSKEGSTISGLMDAFATSVSMALQYGVPHRVLIDKFSHMRFEPSGFTGNKEIPIAKSILDYIFRWLDIKFLLPDDQVRAYEAKDISRKEDISEIKIITAPTREETEQEVFQQQSDAPPCHQCGSIMIRSGSCYKCRNCGETSGCS; encoded by the coding sequence ATGTTATTTGCGAATCCGGAGGATAATAAATCAAACGAATTAGAAGTAAATCAGCAATTAAAACAAAAGCATGGATTAAAATTCAGACGTTATTATACTAAAGAAGGTATTCACCCATTTGATCTGATTGAGTGGGAAACGCGTACCGCTAATATAACGACTGAAAAGGGTGAAATTATATTCGAACAGAAGAATGTCGAAGTTCCAAAATTTTGGTCGATGACTGCCACGAACGTTGTTGTTTCAAAATATTTTCACGGAAAGATGGGCACCCCTCAGCGCGAAACGAGCGTTAAACAGCTAATTGAGCGGGTTGCGCGCACTATCACTGTTTGGGGTAAAGAAGCAGGCTATTTTGCCTCTGTGGAAGATGGCGATATATTTTACAATGAACTTTGCTATTTGTTAGTGCATCAATACCTAGCCTTTAATAGTCCGGTATGGTTCAATGTTGGAATTGAAGAAAAGCCACAATGTTCGGCATGTTTTATAAATTCGGTAGAGGATACTATGGATTCTATACTCGAATTAGCCAAAACCGAAGGAAAACTTTTCAAATGGGGATCGGGTACAGGATCAAACCTTTCATCATTGAGATCATCTAAAGAAGGTTTATCTGGCGGAGGAACAGCTTCGGGACCTGTATCGTTTATGAAAGGTTATGATGCTTTTGCAGGTGTTATTAAATCAGGCGGAAAAACCCGCAGAGCTGCCAAGATGGTAATCCTTAACGCAGACCATCCGGATATAAAAGAATTTATACAGTGCAAAGCGAATGAAGAGAAAAAAGCATGGTCTCTGATTGATGTTGGTTACGACGGTGGATTCAACGTACCTGGTGGTGCTTACGATTCCGTTTTTTATCAAAATGCGAATCATTCCATTAGAGCATCTGATGAATTCATGCGTTGTGTAATTGAAGACCGTGAGTGGACAACTCGTGCGGTTCACGGCGGTCAACCTATGGAACGATTACGCGCGCGCGATATCATGAAAGAGATGGCTGACGCGGCATGGATTTGCGGAGATCCGGGCATGCAATTCCACACGACTATTAATAAGTGGCACACATGTCCGCAAACAGCGCCAATTAATGCTTCAAATCCTTGCAGCGAATATATGTTCCTCGACGATTCGGCATGTAATCTAGCTTCGTTGAATCTGATGAAATTCCGGAATGAAGAAGGCGAATTCAATATCGAATCTTTTTGTCAGGCAGTTTCTATCTCTATAACTGCTCAAGAGATCGAAGTTGATAACGCAAGTTACCCCACGCAAAAGATCGAACAGAACAGTCATCATTTCAGACCGTTGGGATTGGGATATGCAAATCTGGGTGCGCTCTTAATGGCGCGGGGACTTGCATATGACAGTGATGAAGGTAGATCATATTCTGCGGCGATCACCGCTTTGATGACCGGTCAAGCTTATAAACAATCAGCTCTTATTTCAAAAGAAATGGGACCGTTTAAGGGTTATAAGAAAAACCGTGATTCTATGCTTAGAGTAATGAAAATGCATGGATTTGCAGCCGACCAGATTTCAGATAAACTCGTTCCGAGTAATATGCTGACTGCGGCACGAAAAGTATGGGACGATGTTTTTGTTTTTGGTCGTGATTATGGTTTTCGAAATTCACAAACAACCGTCCTAGCACCAACTGGCACAATCGGTTTTATGATGGATTGCGACACCACCGGTGTCGAACCCGATATCGCCCTTGTAAAATATAAAAAGTTAGTTGGCGGAGGAATGCTTAAAATCGTCAATCAAACCGTACCGCTTGCGCTTAAAAAAATAGGTTATATCGATGAACAGATCGAACATATTATCGCGTATATCGATAAAAACGATACAATCGAGAGTTCCCCTCATATGCGCGAAGACCATCTACCGATATTTGATTGCGCATTCAAACCTGCCAAAGGTGCACGCTCAATCGGATACATGGGTCATATTAAAATGATGGCGGCCGTTCAACCGTTTATCTCAGGTGCAATATCCAAAACCGTGAATATGCCTTCTGATGTTTCATCAGAAGATATCTCTAATGCTTATATTGAAGCATGGCACATGGGTTTAAAAGCGATTGCAATATACCGCGATGGGTGTAAACGAACTCAACCTTTAAACACCAGTCTTGATAAGACAGCTGATGTTACCAAAAGAAAACCTCAGAGACGCCGGCTACCGGATGAACGCCAGGCACTAACCCATAAATTTTCAATTGCCGGCCATGAGGGGTATATAACCGTCGGTCTTTACGAAGATGGTACACCGGGCGAAATATTCATCACCATGTCGAAGGAAGGTTCCACAATCTCCGGATTGATGGATGCATTCGCAACATCGGTTTCTATGGCTTTGCAGTATGGCGTACCACATAGGGTTTTAATCGATAAGTTTTCGCATATGCGCTTTGAACCGAGTGGATTTACAGGCAATAAAGAAATCCCGATCGCAAAATCGATTTTGGATTATATCTTCCGCTGGCTCGATATTAAATTTTTACTTCCCGACGATCAAGTGCGAGCTTATGAAGCGAAAGATATAAGCCGGAAGGAAGATATCAGCGAAATCAAGATTATCACTGCCCCAACGCGGGAAGAAACTGAACAAGAAGTATTTCAGCAGCAATCAGACGCCCCCCCTTGCCATCAATGCGGGAGCATAATGATTAGGAGCGGATCATGCTATAAATGCCGAAATTGCGGCGAAACATCAGGTTGTTCATAA
- a CDS encoding NUDIX pyrophosphatase → MSKISSSIVELCVFKKEILETKYLLLHRTPDEKVYPNLWQFITGSIEENEKARDAAIRELAEETGLKPKSLWVVPYVLSFYNAEWDSVNLCPFFAAEVAGDSVITLSEEHDDYEWFTYDAAIQKLVWPSWREGLKIVNEYIIPGKEIQSDIHRIF, encoded by the coding sequence ATGTCCAAGATAAGCAGTTCTATTGTGGAGCTTTGTGTTTTTAAAAAAGAGATTTTGGAAACAAAATATTTGCTTCTGCATCGAACCCCGGATGAAAAAGTATATCCAAACCTCTGGCAGTTTATTACAGGTTCTATCGAAGAAAATGAAAAAGCAAGAGATGCTGCTATCCGAGAATTGGCAGAAGAAACCGGTTTAAAACCAAAGTCATTGTGGGTTGTTCCTTACGTTCTTTCATTTTATAATGCCGAATGGGATTCGGTGAACTTGTGTCCGTTTTTTGCCGCCGAGGTAGCCGGTGATAGTGTGATCACACTATCGGAGGAACATGATGATTACGAATGGTTTACATACGACGCAGCGATTCAGAAATTGGTTTGGCCCAGTTGGCGGGAAGGGCTGAAAATTGTCAATGAATATATCATTCCCGGTAAGGAAATTCAATCAGATATTCACCGGATATTTTGA